In Chloroflexota bacterium, one DNA window encodes the following:
- a CDS encoding extracellular solute-binding protein, which translates to MSPRKFSRRSLMAAGFGVAVGAATASLLAACGEDEAETMTEAAMDGGERETVTIEYLNWAFSEVGEGPAAEILDAFHAAMPHIQVEPQNLGFSQAQDKMITLHAAGALPDAIQIGFWQIGDFWDQGMIREVESMANAANFDWSDYAEPLKNRIGNEIVVVPMSTITGLTHYNEGTFEAAGVDGPPDNWDEHIEIGKQITNPDAGQYGISHAWSLENPQVYSHLYPQIWQAGGQVENDDDLTFEANTSEGLAALSYVLDMELKEGMVAPGSLNGTEQTLIENFGSGLSGMFYDNSAHFNGYLEREDLSFFVGPPLEGPAKRAGFTFGWRNSIADRTEHPQETFDFLAWIAGVEGNSLLAGLGNQVPANKNATPTYSEGKMSGLVSEAVKWATFEGAQGSEGLGDERLILVGHIHDAINGTASYQEVLDRTETEWNESVSG; encoded by the coding sequence ATGAGTCCACGCAAATTCAGCCGGCGCTCACTGATGGCTGCCGGCTTTGGCGTAGCCGTTGGAGCGGCGACGGCGTCGCTGCTGGCGGCCTGCGGCGAGGACGAGGCTGAAACCATGACCGAGGCCGCCATGGACGGCGGCGAACGGGAAACCGTCACGATCGAGTACCTGAACTGGGCGTTCTCCGAGGTCGGAGAGGGCCCGGCCGCAGAGATCTTGGACGCCTTCCACGCGGCCATGCCCCACATCCAGGTCGAGCCCCAGAACCTTGGCTTTTCACAGGCCCAGGACAAGATGATCACCCTGCACGCCGCCGGAGCCCTGCCGGACGCCATCCAAATCGGCTTCTGGCAGATCGGTGACTTCTGGGACCAGGGCATGATTCGCGAAGTCGAGAGCATGGCCAACGCGGCGAACTTCGACTGGTCGGACTACGCCGAGCCGCTCAAGAACCGGATCGGGAACGAGATCGTCGTCGTCCCGATGTCCACGATCACCGGGCTTACCCACTACAACGAGGGTACGTTCGAGGCCGCCGGCGTAGACGGGCCACCGGACAACTGGGACGAGCACATCGAGATCGGCAAGCAGATCACGAACCCGGACGCCGGCCAGTACGGCATCTCGCACGCCTGGAGCCTGGAGAATCCGCAGGTCTACAGCCACCTGTACCCGCAGATCTGGCAGGCGGGCGGACAGGTTGAGAACGACGACGACCTCACCTTCGAGGCCAATACCTCGGAAGGCCTGGCGGCGCTGAGCTACGTGCTCGACATGGAGCTCAAGGAAGGCATGGTCGCGCCGGGAAGCCTGAACGGCACCGAGCAAACGCTGATCGAGAACTTCGGCTCGGGCTTGAGCGGCATGTTCTACGACAACTCCGCGCACTTCAACGGCTATCTGGAGCGCGAAGATCTCAGCTTCTTCGTTGGTCCGCCGCTGGAGGGCCCCGCCAAGCGGGCCGGCTTCACCTTCGGCTGGCGCAACAGCATCGCCGACCGCACGGAGCACCCGCAGGAGACCTTCGACTTCCTGGCATGGATCGCCGGCGTCGAGGGCAATTCGCTGCTCGCAGGACTGGGGAACCAGGTTCCCGCGAACAAGAACGCGACGCCCACCTACTCGGAGGGCAAGATGAGCGGTCTTGTCAGCGAGGCGGTCAAGTGGGCCACGTTTGAGGGCGCGCAAGGCTCCGAGGGCCTGGGCGATGAGCGCCTGATCTTGGTTGGGCACATCCACGACGCCATCAACGGGACCGCCTCCTATCAGGAGGTCCTGGACCGCACCGAGACGGAATGGAACGAATCGGTAAGCGGCTAG
- a CDS encoding carbohydrate ABC transporter permease: MIRNAVARQPGAGGAPAAGRGALRRWPSHFEIIIRGLILLALAVVVLYPIFWLITNSIRPNGEIFKHPAEWLPPTPTLEAYGKVFGKGLWLRIFLNSYFVAGATTLLAITLGALAAYGMSRFAFRGKRLLEFFVVGTQQIPPVAMIIPFFALVRQFGLYDTHLALIITYAAFALPLAILMLTTYFATIPIELEESAFIDGAGRLRMLWTIMRPLALPGIVATGVFAFILSFQDLLFAVQLTVSDDMRTIPLGIVTLIGQQNVDWHQMLAASVIASIPLLVLYALAQRYLVSGLTLGAVKQ, translated from the coding sequence ATGATCCGCAATGCAGTCGCTCGACAACCTGGCGCCGGCGGGGCACCGGCAGCCGGCCGGGGGGCGTTGCGCCGCTGGCCGTCCCATTTCGAAATCATCATCCGGGGACTGATTCTTCTCGCCCTCGCCGTCGTCGTGCTGTATCCGATTTTCTGGCTGATCACCAACTCGATTCGGCCCAACGGGGAAATCTTCAAGCATCCGGCCGAGTGGCTGCCGCCGACTCCGACCCTCGAGGCCTATGGCAAGGTATTCGGCAAGGGCCTGTGGCTTCGAATCTTTCTCAACAGCTATTTCGTGGCCGGCGCTACCACCCTGCTTGCAATCACCCTGGGAGCGCTTGCGGCCTACGGCATGTCGCGCTTTGCCTTTCGCGGCAAACGACTGCTGGAGTTCTTTGTCGTGGGCACGCAGCAGATTCCGCCGGTCGCCATGATCATCCCGTTTTTTGCGCTGGTGCGGCAGTTTGGGCTCTACGACACCCACCTGGCGCTGATCATCACCTACGCCGCGTTTGCCCTGCCGCTGGCCATCCTCATGTTGACGACCTACTTCGCCACCATTCCGATCGAGCTGGAAGAGTCCGCGTTCATCGACGGCGCAGGCCGGTTGCGCATGCTCTGGACGATCATGCGCCCCCTGGCCTTGCCGGGAATCGTGGCCACCGGGGTCTTCGCCTTCATTCTCTCGTTCCAGGATTTGCTGTTTGCCGTGCAGCTGACGGTGTCCGACGACATGCGCACCATTCCGCTGGGCATCGTCACGCTCATCGGACAGCAAAACGTGGACTGGCATCAGATGCTGGCCGCGTCCGTCATCGCCAGCATTCCGCTGCTCGTGCTCTACGCCCTGGCGCAGCGGTACCTGGTGTCGGGACTGACCCTCGGGGCCGTCAAGCAGTAG
- a CDS encoding Gfo/Idh/MocA family oxidoreductase, with protein sequence MARRVSVGVLGIGTVAELFYLEAIVKHGDRAELTALCDVVPGRAQAAADKWGARAAFTDLGEMLASTDVEAVLVLTKHSQHYAHAKQVLEAGRHLGIEKPIAATFEQATEIVELAEARGLKLAAAPAMAFEPVARRAEALVAGGAIGRVAAVRTHMTANPADRETEWRRIGPNLARIDTPPTDQTWMYQAGEGGPLFDLTPYQLIPPTRLLGPIKRVGALAGIAVPERVSGSGPTRGERFATTAPDNVVMLLDWGDDRFGTVYSGYLPANFRGPHTEYYGDAGVLAVNGGTGVDNLELYRTVSGGRESRWEAVGEPNDGWDVVERAGAITHLVDCIADDAEVQLSARQALHILEVIALVHESSASGQFLPTTTTFELPGTISA encoded by the coding sequence TTGGCGCGCAGGGTCAGCGTCGGCGTCTTGGGCATTGGGACAGTCGCCGAGCTGTTCTATCTGGAAGCCATCGTCAAGCATGGCGATCGCGCGGAGCTGACAGCGCTTTGCGACGTCGTGCCGGGCCGGGCGCAGGCCGCCGCCGACAAGTGGGGCGCCAGGGCCGCGTTCACCGACCTGGGGGAGATGCTCGCGTCAACCGACGTCGAGGCGGTGCTGGTGCTGACCAAGCACAGCCAGCACTACGCCCACGCCAAGCAGGTGCTCGAAGCCGGTCGGCATCTGGGCATTGAAAAGCCCATTGCGGCGACGTTCGAGCAGGCGACCGAGATCGTGGAATTGGCGGAAGCGCGGGGTCTCAAGCTGGCGGCGGCGCCGGCGATGGCCTTCGAGCCGGTGGCGCGTCGCGCCGAGGCCCTAGTCGCGGGAGGCGCCATCGGCCGGGTGGCCGCGGTGCGCACCCACATGACCGCCAATCCCGCCGACCGGGAAACCGAGTGGCGGCGGATTGGGCCCAACCTGGCCCGGATCGATACGCCGCCAACCGATCAGACGTGGATGTACCAAGCCGGTGAGGGCGGTCCGCTCTTCGACCTGACGCCCTATCAGCTCATTCCGCCCACGCGGCTCCTGGGTCCGATCAAGCGCGTGGGCGCGCTCGCCGGCATCGCCGTTCCGGAGCGAGTTTCCGGGAGCGGACCCACAAGAGGGGAGCGGTTCGCCACGACGGCCCCGGACAACGTCGTGATGCTGCTCGACTGGGGCGACGACCGCTTCGGCACGGTCTATTCGGGATACCTGCCGGCGAACTTCCGCGGGCCGCACACCGAGTACTACGGCGACGCGGGGGTCCTCGCGGTGAACGGCGGCACCGGCGTCGACAACCTCGAGCTCTACCGCACCGTCTCCGGCGGCCGTGAGAGCCGTTGGGAGGCGGTGGGCGAGCCGAACGACGGCTGGGACGTCGTGGAGCGCGCGGGCGCGATCACGCATCTGGTCGATTGCATCGCGGACGATGCCGAGGTGCAGCTCTCCGCCCGCCAGGCGTTGCACATCCTCGAAGTGATCGCCTTGGTGCACGAGTCGAGCGCCAGCGGCCAGTTTCTACCGACGACCACGACGTTCGAGTTGCCGGGGACTATTTCCGCCTAG
- a CDS encoding methyltransferase domain-containing protein, with amino-acid sequence MSNESVDPAIYGDQWAEIYGDQWAEIYDDIHPAANSSEIAVLADLARGGRALELGIGTGRFALPLAAEGVAVEGIDLSEGMVAKLREKPCGADIPVTMGDFADVGRPGPFDLIFVVFNTFYVLLKQADQVRCFGNVAERLKPDGAFVIEAFVPDLARFQRNRSLSVGEVGLDHVRLDAASHDPVAQRITSQVIFMSDGSIDMRPIQIRYAWPSELDLMAQLAGLRLHARWANWSRSPFDASSTKHVSVYVHEDSRA; translated from the coding sequence ATGTCCAACGAATCAGTCGATCCGGCGATCTACGGCGACCAGTGGGCCGAGATCTACGGCGACCAGTGGGCCGAGATCTACGACGACATCCACCCAGCGGCCAATTCGTCCGAAATCGCGGTTCTCGCCGACCTCGCTCGTGGAGGCCGTGCGCTCGAGCTGGGGATCGGAACCGGTCGCTTCGCGCTCCCGCTGGCGGCCGAGGGAGTGGCCGTCGAGGGCATCGATTTGTCGGAAGGCATGGTGGCGAAGCTGCGGGAAAAGCCGTGCGGCGCGGACATTCCGGTCACGATGGGCGACTTCGCCGATGTCGGTCGTCCGGGACCGTTCGACCTCATCTTCGTTGTGTTCAACACGTTCTACGTGCTGCTGAAGCAGGCGGACCAGGTGCGCTGCTTCGGCAACGTGGCAGAGCGCCTCAAGCCGGATGGGGCGTTCGTGATCGAGGCGTTCGTGCCGGACCTGGCGCGGTTTCAACGCAACCGATCGCTCAGCGTCGGAGAGGTCGGCCTCGATCACGTCCGGCTGGATGCCGCCAGCCACGACCCAGTGGCCCAGCGCATCACTAGCCAAGTCATCTTCATGTCGGACGGATCAATTGACATGCGACCCATTCAGATCCGGTACGCCTGGCCGTCGGAGCTCGACCTGATGGCTCAGCTCGCGGGGCTGCGGTTGCACGCGCGCTGGGCGAATTGGAGCCGGTCGCCATTCGACGCCTCCAGCACCAAGCACGTCTCGGTCTACGTCCACGAAGACTCGCGCGCGTAG
- a CDS encoding membrane dipeptidase: MSTDTPPQRPGGSPPVLSDGPVIDLLGGNLGSVIPPSDAPAAYGDHVRRGGVNVIHVTLGLYARDIEHLLDDFFDAFNLCEQMDHKLMLIERMADIHAAHVSGRLGLILGFQGLDVFRHNTQFIPIFHRLGLRVAALTYNEVNQLGAGCLEPRDDGLTLLGIRMVRELRRAGIVLDLSHAGVRTSLEAIERYDGPVMFTHSNADAVTPNPRNLTDDQIRAAAATGGVVGLASYAPFCHQDDKDTLDLDDFFRHIDYICELVGPEHAAIGSDITPQSKVKWENATKRMYPDMVGRYVLETEYVEGLHTHAEFPAIREGLRKRGYAEDEIRGILGGNAARVLEQIWG; the protein is encoded by the coding sequence ATGTCCACCGATACGCCTCCGCAGCGGCCCGGCGGATCGCCGCCCGTGCTGAGCGACGGTCCGGTCATCGACCTGCTCGGTGGCAACCTCGGCTCGGTCATCCCCCCGAGTGACGCGCCGGCGGCCTACGGGGACCACGTCAGGCGCGGCGGCGTGAACGTGATTCACGTCACCTTGGGGCTCTACGCGCGCGATATCGAGCACCTGCTCGACGACTTCTTCGACGCCTTCAATCTCTGCGAGCAGATGGACCACAAGCTCATGCTCATTGAGCGGATGGCCGACATCCACGCGGCCCATGTCTCGGGAAGACTGGGGCTGATCCTTGGGTTCCAGGGTTTGGACGTTTTCCGTCACAACACCCAGTTCATCCCGATATTTCACCGACTTGGCCTGCGAGTGGCTGCCCTCACCTACAACGAGGTGAACCAGCTGGGCGCGGGCTGTCTCGAGCCGCGAGACGACGGCCTAACCCTCCTAGGGATTCGCATGGTGCGCGAGCTGCGGCGCGCGGGGATCGTGTTGGACCTGTCGCACGCGGGCGTCCGAACGTCGCTGGAGGCCATCGAACGCTACGACGGCCCCGTGATGTTCACGCATTCGAACGCCGACGCCGTCACGCCCAACCCGCGCAACCTGACCGATGATCAAATCCGCGCCGCGGCCGCCACGGGCGGCGTCGTGGGCTTGGCGTCCTATGCCCCGTTCTGCCACCAGGACGACAAGGACACCCTTGACTTGGACGACTTCTTCCGCCACATCGACTACATCTGCGAGCTGGTGGGACCGGAGCACGCGGCCATCGGGTCGGATATCACGCCGCAATCGAAGGTGAAGTGGGAAAACGCCACCAAGCGCATGTACCCGGACATGGTCGGACGCTACGTGCTGGAGACCGAATACGTGGAAGGGCTCCACACCCACGCGGAGTTCCCGGCCATCCGCGAGGGTCTGCGGAAGCGTGGGTATGCGGAGGACGAGATTCGGGGAATCCTGGGAGGAAACGCCGCCCGTGTGCTCGAGCAGATCTGGGGCTAG
- a CDS encoding Xaa-Pro peptidase family protein — MLLNHARALELMSLDGVDVLVLTQPNNFLYFSGFTQVNSFSFIDRPAICLFFADAAIDPVAIIPRWNYEAFVRTSWIGDVVVYAEHAAPGSRAEAGGWRRALRTALTDCTDARSVGVEEKAIPKWIMDEVTAACADRAVRDCSELIRRIRAVKTADELGHLHAAAGVLDAATADMLAAAHTGVSEAELAAAFRASVGRQGAEGIKNFVLGFGRETVITHKLPGSRRLADGDLIRFDLGALVHGYHADNARSHVWGAPSAAQEGLYAAVMKGQTQGEALLRPGVTAGEIYAATVDGLRQSLPDARPEHVGHGIGVEHHESPALIHGNTQALEPNMVINLETLYHDAEYGAFAVEDTYLITADGHERWTHLSRELGLAAA, encoded by the coding sequence GTGCTGCTCAACCACGCTCGCGCCCTGGAGTTGATGAGTCTTGACGGCGTCGACGTCCTGGTCCTGACGCAGCCCAACAACTTCCTCTACTTCTCGGGCTTCACTCAGGTCAACTCGTTCTCGTTCATTGATCGCCCGGCCATCTGCCTCTTCTTTGCTGATGCCGCGATCGATCCAGTCGCCATCATTCCGCGCTGGAACTATGAGGCATTCGTCAGGACCAGTTGGATTGGCGACGTCGTGGTCTACGCCGAGCACGCCGCCCCGGGCAGTCGCGCCGAGGCCGGCGGCTGGCGGCGGGCGCTGCGCACCGCGCTTACCGATTGCACCGACGCGCGGTCGGTGGGCGTGGAAGAGAAGGCGATCCCCAAGTGGATCATGGACGAGGTGACGGCGGCCTGCGCCGACCGCGCGGTGCGCGACTGTAGCGAGCTGATCCGGCGCATCCGCGCCGTCAAGACCGCCGACGAACTTGGGCACCTGCACGCGGCGGCGGGAGTCTTGGACGCCGCCACCGCCGACATGCTGGCGGCCGCCCACACCGGGGTCAGTGAGGCCGAGTTGGCGGCTGCGTTTCGAGCCAGCGTCGGGCGGCAGGGCGCGGAAGGCATCAAGAACTTCGTGCTTGGGTTCGGCCGCGAAACGGTCATCACGCACAAGCTGCCCGGAAGCCGCCGACTGGCCGACGGCGACCTGATCCGCTTCGACCTGGGCGCGTTGGTTCACGGCTACCACGCCGACAATGCGCGCTCCCATGTGTGGGGAGCGCCGAGCGCCGCGCAGGAGGGTCTCTACGCGGCCGTGATGAAGGGCCAGACCCAAGGCGAGGCCCTGCTGCGGCCGGGCGTGACCGCGGGCGAGATCTACGCCGCCACGGTGGACGGCCTGCGGCAGTCATTGCCCGATGCGCGCCCGGAGCACGTGGGGCACGGGATCGGCGTGGAGCACCACGAAAGCCCGGCGCTGATCCACGGCAACACGCAGGCGCTGGAACCGAACATGGTCATCAACCTCGAGACCCTCTACCACGACGCCGAGTACGGGGCATTCGCGGTCGAGGACACGTATCTGATCACGGCGGACGGCCACGAGCGATGGACGCATCTGTCCCGAGAGCTGGGCCTGGCGGCGGCCTGA
- a CDS encoding SMP-30/gluconolactonase/LRE family protein: protein MSESTAVELVADAHAIVGEGPVWDASTGLLVWVDIEGKRIHEFDPATGTNREIEVPQCPGAVVRRASGGYMAAVTNGFASIDRDGRFELVVPVEADLAENRMNDGKCDPQGRFWAGTTRMTHDAPIGVLHRLDTDLSLHPMVDELWVSNGLDWTDDERHMYFIDSFGGSVDVFDFDAATGDIANRRPLIDVPESWGTPDGMTLDAEGYLWVAFWGSSRVRRFDPKGRLDREITLPVTQVTSCAFGGPDLRDLYITSGARGLDAEALEREPHAGGLFRARPGVQGRPAFEFRG, encoded by the coding sequence ATGAGTGAATCCACGGCAGTCGAGCTGGTGGCCGACGCGCATGCGATCGTCGGCGAGGGTCCGGTGTGGGACGCCTCCACGGGCCTCCTGGTCTGGGTCGACATCGAGGGCAAGCGCATTCACGAGTTCGACCCGGCAACGGGCACGAACCGGGAGATCGAGGTCCCGCAGTGTCCCGGCGCCGTGGTGCGCCGTGCGTCGGGCGGCTATATGGCCGCAGTGACCAATGGCTTCGCCTCCATCGATCGCGACGGCCGGTTCGAGCTGGTCGTGCCGGTCGAGGCCGACTTGGCCGAGAACCGCATGAACGACGGCAAGTGCGACCCGCAGGGACGGTTCTGGGCCGGCACGACGCGCATGACCCACGACGCCCCGATCGGCGTGCTCCACCGGCTGGACACCGACCTGTCGCTGCATCCCATGGTCGACGAGCTCTGGGTGTCCAATGGGCTCGACTGGACCGACGACGAGCGGCACATGTACTTCATCGATTCGTTTGGGGGGAGCGTGGACGTCTTCGACTTCGACGCCGCAACCGGCGATATCGCCAATCGCCGTCCGCTCATCGATGTGCCGGAGTCATGGGGCACGCCCGACGGCATGACGCTCGACGCCGAGGGCTATCTCTGGGTGGCGTTCTGGGGCAGCAGCCGCGTGCGGCGATTTGATCCAAAGGGCCGGTTGGACCGCGAGATCACGCTGCCCGTCACGCAGGTCACAAGCTGCGCCTTCGGCGGACCTGATCTGCGCGATCTCTACATCACCAGCGGAGCGCGGGGGCTCGACGCCGAGGCGCTCGAGCGCGAGCCGCATGCGGGCGGTCTATTCCGCGCGCGGCCGGGGGTTCAGGGGCGTCCGGCGTTCGAGTTCCGGGGATAA